One genomic window of Misgurnus anguillicaudatus chromosome 12, ASM2758022v2, whole genome shotgun sequence includes the following:
- the ptrh2 gene encoding peptidyl-tRNA hydrolase 2, mitochondrial codes for MNLMADVTMDSLYGPVALGLLAGVGCGLFFGWHLRGRFGKASRTMMAALENSSESSVMGDSGEFKMILVVRTDLKMGKGKVAAQCSHAAVSGYKQVQRRNPELLKQWEYCGQPKVVVKAPDEDCLLELLTHAKEVGLPVSLIQDAGRTQIAPGSRTVLGVGPGPSDLIDQVTGHLKLY; via the exons ATGAATTTGATGGCAG ATGTCACGATGGATTCTCTGTATGGACCTGTAGCTTTAGGTTTACTGGCAGGTGTGGGCTGTGGACTTTTCTTTGGGTGGCACCTCCGTGGCCGTTTTGGCAAAGCTTCCCGAACCATGATGGCCGCTTTAGAAAACAGCAGCGAGTCCAGCGTAATGGGAGACAGCGGAGAGTTCAAAATGATCCTGGTGGTCCGAACGGATCTTAAGATGGGAAAAGGCAAAGTGGCGGCTCAGTGCTCTCACGCCGCCGTGTCCGGATACAAACAGGTCCAGCGCAGAAACCCCGAGCTCCTGAAACAGTGGGAGTACTGCGGGCAACCCAAAGTGGTGGTCAAGGCTCCGGATGAGGACTGTCTGTTGGAGTTGTTGACCCACGCCAAAGAGGTCGGGCTGCCGGTCAGTTTAATCCAAGATGCCGGAAGAACCCAAATCGCTCCAGGTTCTCGGACGGTTCTTGGTGTGGGACCTGGGCCGTCAGATCTCATCGACCAAGTTACAGGACACTTAAAACTATATTAA